From the Bdellovibrio reynosensis genome, one window contains:
- a CDS encoding ExbD/TolR family protein, giving the protein MGMGASGGKSKSRATLSEINVTPLVDVMLVLLIMFMVTTPLMQQGISVDLPKTAASGVEMKEEPFVLVIGPDQKMTIAKARITMEQLRPKLKAIFENRKDKQVYIQADRKVDYGFVAEAMAEVRAAGIFNIGLITQPKDQ; this is encoded by the coding sequence ATGGGTATGGGAGCTAGCGGCGGCAAATCTAAAAGCCGCGCAACACTAAGTGAAATCAACGTTACGCCTTTAGTGGACGTGATGTTGGTGTTACTTATTATGTTCATGGTGACGACACCATTGATGCAGCAAGGGATTTCTGTGGATCTTCCTAAGACAGCAGCATCCGGTGTTGAAATGAAAGAGGAGCCTTTCGTTTTAGTGATTGGGCCTGATCAAAAAATGACGATCGCTAAAGCTCGCATCACCATGGAACAACTTCGTCCTAAATTAAAAGCGATATTTGAAAATCGTAAAGATAAACAAGTGTACATCCAAGCGGACCGCAAAGTGGATTATGGCTTCGTCGCGGAAGCCATGGCAGAAGTTCGTGCCGCTGGGATCTTTAACATTGGCTTAATCACGCAACCTAAAGATCAGTGA
- a CDS encoding PI-PLC domain-containing protein encodes MRIFFITLVSFIVLGVLILMARIWGMGQTFPKFEHAFFNGPAPLIIVKVDTLDKAKQVLAQKSDAILWLDVRLSKERTPYILVASRDQEFLTFKQKQQEENPSAPIFTGGRLSEYTWEQINEFYKTTPALKEFYEQFPTTRFVLNIVDNVSDAHTAIMNTIEGFKPNDRTLIQSDALIIMTSIKELKPQFVYGTSTPDLMRLLSFDSMWILPSTQFKGDVFIAPFTLKKRPAFNDEIIAEMRRRHLRIFLGPIRNQEELTIATRHKAEALITENLSELLLLLGEGPAQ; translated from the coding sequence ATGAGAATCTTTTTCATCACGCTTGTAAGCTTTATTGTCCTTGGTGTCCTTATCTTGATGGCCCGTATTTGGGGCATGGGTCAAACCTTCCCTAAATTTGAACACGCCTTTTTTAACGGCCCGGCTCCGCTGATTATCGTTAAAGTGGACACTCTTGATAAAGCGAAACAGGTTCTGGCGCAGAAATCAGATGCGATTCTATGGTTGGATGTGCGTCTTTCTAAAGAACGTACTCCTTATATTTTAGTGGCATCCCGCGATCAGGAATTTTTGACTTTTAAACAAAAGCAACAGGAAGAAAATCCTTCCGCTCCGATTTTTACAGGCGGCAGACTTTCAGAATATACCTGGGAGCAGATCAACGAGTTTTATAAAACGACTCCTGCACTTAAAGAATTTTACGAACAATTTCCGACGACGCGTTTTGTGTTAAACATCGTTGATAACGTTTCTGATGCGCATACTGCGATTATGAATACAATTGAAGGATTTAAACCTAACGACAGAACTCTTATTCAGAGTGATGCTCTTATTATAATGACTTCAATCAAAGAATTAAAACCGCAATTCGTGTATGGGACGAGCACTCCTGATTTGATGCGACTTTTGAGTTTTGATTCAATGTGGATTCTGCCTTCGACACAATTTAAAGGTGACGTTTTTATCGCGCCGTTTACTCTAAAAAAACGTCCTGCGTTTAACGATGAAATCATCGCAGAAATGCGTCGAAGACACTTAAGAATCTTTTTGGGCCCAATAAGAAATCAAGAAGAGTTAACAATTGCGACTCGTCATAAAGCAGAAGCGTTGATCACAGAAAATCTTTCTGAATTGCTTCTTCTCCTCGGCGAAGGTCCTGCACAATAG
- a CDS encoding energy transducer TonB, whose protein sequence is MNHLELEPQKNEQLSRGLGISFAIHAVLLSFFVLKAALFTPEAIDFSQAIRVDMVGLPDKVEPKQLAPPTAEEARPALPEKEPPKPVAKPEPVPTPQPKPQPKPEAPKLPPVVKKEDGINLEKVKAKQQSAIEKLKAMAALEKIKDEVQAERAKTPPGAGKADSGTQKIKGNVLSPGTSLTGLSKLQHDNYAGTLDQHIKQNWSLPEWLAKRDFKAQARVFIDSRGNILGRKIVKSSGNQSYDEEVLATIDRSAPFPAPPEKFLAIVSVDGILIGFPE, encoded by the coding sequence GTGAATCATCTTGAGCTTGAACCACAGAAAAATGAGCAACTTTCCCGCGGCTTAGGGATTTCCTTTGCCATTCACGCGGTGCTATTGTCGTTTTTTGTATTAAAGGCGGCGTTATTTACGCCGGAAGCGATTGATTTTTCCCAAGCCATTCGTGTCGATATGGTGGGTTTGCCTGATAAGGTTGAACCAAAACAGTTAGCGCCACCGACAGCCGAAGAAGCAAGACCTGCGCTTCCTGAAAAAGAACCACCAAAGCCTGTTGCGAAGCCAGAACCTGTACCAACGCCACAGCCAAAGCCTCAGCCAAAACCTGAAGCTCCGAAACTTCCGCCGGTGGTGAAAAAAGAAGACGGCATTAATTTAGAAAAAGTAAAAGCTAAGCAGCAAAGTGCGATTGAAAAACTAAAAGCCATGGCGGCATTAGAAAAGATCAAAGACGAAGTTCAGGCAGAAAGAGCTAAAACTCCCCCTGGTGCTGGCAAAGCTGATTCGGGAACGCAAAAAATTAAGGGCAATGTTTTGTCTCCTGGCACTTCGTTAACGGGTTTATCAAAACTGCAGCATGATAACTATGCTGGAACACTTGATCAGCATATTAAACAAAACTGGTCGCTTCCAGAATGGTTAGCAAAAAGAGATTTTAAAGCCCAAGCGCGCGTGTTTATTGATTCGCGTGGCAATATTTTGGGAAGAAAAATTGTTAAATCTAGTGGTAATCAAAGCTACGATGAAGAAGTATTAGCAACTATTGATCGCTCTGCTCCTTTCCCGGCTCCGCCAGAAAAGTTTTTAGCGATTGTGTCTGTCGATGGAATCTTAATTGGATTCCCCGAATAG
- the sufC gene encoding Fe-S cluster assembly ATPase SufC produces the protein MLEIKNLHARVEEKEILKGLNLTIKPGEVHAIMGPNGSGKSTLSKVLAGHPAYEVTSGEVNYEINFMMKNLLELEPDERAKEGIFLAFQYPIEVPGVSNFTFLHTSFNSILQHQGSEPMPEGEFREFLVQKLKLVGMKPEYLDRPVNTGFSGGEKKKNEILQMAVLAPRLALLDETDSGLDIDALRIVSEGVNKLRRKDNAIVLVTHYQRLLDYIKPDFVHVLLGGKIIETGDSSLALKLEEKGYDWLEK, from the coding sequence ATGTTAGAGATTAAAAACTTACACGCAAGAGTTGAAGAAAAAGAAATCCTTAAAGGATTAAACCTGACAATCAAGCCAGGTGAAGTTCACGCGATCATGGGACCTAACGGTTCTGGTAAATCTACTTTATCTAAAGTACTAGCTGGTCACCCAGCGTACGAAGTGACTTCTGGTGAAGTGAATTATGAAATCAACTTCATGATGAAAAACCTTTTAGAGCTTGAGCCGGATGAGCGCGCTAAAGAAGGTATCTTCCTTGCTTTCCAATATCCAATTGAAGTGCCAGGGGTTTCTAACTTCACATTCCTTCACACTTCTTTTAACTCGATCTTGCAACATCAAGGTTCTGAACCAATGCCTGAAGGGGAGTTCCGTGAATTCCTAGTTCAGAAGTTAAAACTTGTCGGTATGAAGCCAGAATACTTGGATCGTCCTGTGAACACAGGGTTCTCGGGCGGTGAGAAAAAGAAAAATGAAATCCTGCAAATGGCGGTGCTTGCTCCGCGTTTGGCACTTCTTGATGAAACTGACTCTGGTCTTGATATTGACGCTTTAAGAATTGTTTCTGAGGGTGTTAATAAACTTCGCCGCAAAGACAACGCGATTGTTCTAGTGACTCACTATCAAAGACTTTTAGATTATATTAAGCCTGACTTCGTTCACGTTTTATTGGGCGGAAAAATCATCGAAACTGGTGATAGTTCCCTTGCCCTGAAGCTTGAAGAAAAAGGTTACGACTGGTTGGAAAAATAG
- a CDS encoding aminotransferase class V-fold PLP-dependent enzyme, whose translation MSSALDKIFADVRGEFPALTQKVYGKDLIYLDSAATTLKPVSVVNRISHFYSFETSNVHRGAHYLGDVATGFFESSRHRVAQFIGARQQEEVVFVRGTTEGINLVAHSWGLTNLQKGDEILVTEMEHHGNIVPWQIVAEKVGAKVLFAAIHDNGELNVEDFKSKLSSKTKMVAFTASSNVLGTNTDMPLLTKLAHDVGAKVLIDGAQIVSQGKVDVQAIDCDFFVFSAHKLFGPFGFGILYGKKEILDHMPPYQGGGAMISKVTTEGTTFNDVPIRFEAGTPHVEGAVGLHAAIDFIEKIGFDKIHAYEMDLLKVATEKLSAIPDLKIFGTAANKGPIVSFNLKGAHHSDVGQILDREGVAVRAGNHCTQPLMARLGIPGTVRASFSVYNNHDDIDALVKAVVKAREMLL comes from the coding sequence ATGAGTAGTGCTTTAGATAAAATCTTTGCTGATGTTCGTGGGGAATTCCCGGCGCTAACACAAAAAGTGTATGGCAAGGATTTGATTTATCTTGATAGTGCTGCAACGACTTTAAAGCCTGTTTCCGTAGTAAATCGTATTTCTCATTTCTATTCTTTTGAAACTTCAAATGTGCACAGAGGTGCTCATTATCTTGGTGACGTGGCGACGGGATTCTTTGAATCTTCTCGTCATAGAGTCGCGCAGTTCATTGGTGCTCGCCAACAAGAAGAAGTTGTATTTGTTCGTGGGACTACAGAAGGTATTAACCTTGTCGCTCATTCTTGGGGTTTAACGAACCTACAAAAAGGTGACGAGATCTTGGTTACCGAAATGGAACACCATGGGAACATCGTTCCTTGGCAAATCGTTGCTGAAAAGGTAGGAGCAAAAGTTTTATTCGCAGCTATTCATGATAACGGCGAATTGAACGTCGAAGACTTCAAAAGCAAACTTTCTTCTAAAACCAAGATGGTGGCATTCACGGCTAGTTCCAATGTACTTGGCACTAACACGGATATGCCGCTATTAACAAAATTGGCCCACGATGTTGGCGCCAAAGTCTTAATTGATGGCGCTCAGATCGTTTCCCAAGGCAAAGTCGACGTTCAAGCTATTGATTGTGACTTCTTTGTATTCTCTGCGCATAAACTTTTTGGGCCATTCGGTTTTGGTATCTTATACGGAAAAAAAGAAATCTTAGATCACATGCCTCCTTACCAAGGTGGCGGGGCGATGATTTCTAAAGTGACTACCGAAGGTACGACATTTAATGATGTGCCAATTAGATTTGAAGCGGGAACGCCACACGTCGAAGGTGCCGTGGGCTTGCATGCGGCTATCGATTTTATCGAAAAGATCGGTTTTGATAAAATCCATGCTTATGAAATGGATCTATTAAAAGTAGCGACAGAAAAACTTTCTGCTATTCCGGATTTGAAAATATTCGGAACTGCCGCGAATAAAGGTCCGATTGTTTCTTTTAATTTAAAAGGGGCTCACCACTCTGACGTTGGTCAAATTCTTGACCGTGAAGGGGTCGCTGTTCGCGCCGGAAACCACTGTACTCAGCCATTGATGGCAAGACTTGGTATCCCAGGCACAGTCAGAGCTTCGTTTTCAGTGTATAATAATCACGATGATATTGATGCATTAGTGAAGGCCGTGGTGAAAGCCCGGGAGATGTTATTATGA
- the tolQ gene encoding protein TolQ — protein MSAMFVNVAEAAPSVSVNTSSIDAIFQASPVVQLTLLILIVLSVFCWAIGYTKYQTFVKMNHSDSLFLSKFWKVNSLDTLYEDIDQYKDSAIARVFKTAYLEMKKISESPLLAKSEGDKPILSGIDNLERALNKASENEIAKLESRLTVLATTGSTGPFIGLFGTVWGIMGSFHKIGQTGTASLAVVAPGISEALIATAIGLAAAIPAVVLYNNFISRIRKQEVVLMNFSSDFLNIVKRNFFQGN, from the coding sequence ATGTCCGCAATGTTTGTAAACGTGGCCGAGGCCGCACCCTCTGTATCAGTGAACACGAGCTCCATTGATGCGATTTTTCAAGCTAGCCCTGTTGTCCAACTGACTTTATTAATCCTTATCGTTTTATCTGTTTTCTGCTGGGCGATTGGTTACACGAAATATCAAACTTTCGTGAAAATGAATCATTCCGATAGCTTGTTCTTAAGCAAGTTCTGGAAAGTAAATTCGCTAGATACTTTGTATGAAGATATCGATCAATATAAAGACTCTGCAATCGCGCGCGTCTTTAAAACGGCTTACCTAGAAATGAAAAAGATTTCTGAGTCCCCGCTTCTAGCAAAGTCTGAAGGTGATAAGCCAATTCTTTCTGGCATTGATAACTTAGAACGTGCTTTGAACAAAGCCTCTGAAAATGAAATCGCGAAACTTGAATCAAGACTTACCGTACTTGCAACAACCGGAAGTACAGGTCCTTTCATCGGTCTTTTTGGTACCGTCTGGGGGATCATGGGTTCTTTCCATAAAATCGGTCAAACTGGTACAGCTAGTTTAGCAGTTGTGGCGCCTGGTATTTCTGAGGCATTGATCGCAACAGCGATTGGTCTAGCGGCCGCGATCCCAGCAGTTGTCTTATATAACAACTTTATTTCTCGTATTCGTAAGCAAGAAGTTGTGCTGATGAATTTCAGCTCTGACTTCTTAAACATTGTTAAAAGAAACTTCTTCCAAGGAAACTAA
- the sufB gene encoding Fe-S cluster assembly protein SufB has protein sequence MDNNNKSSSNPLESYEYKYGFTTEIETDAVQKGLNEDIIRLISGKKNEPEWMLEYRLKAYRHWLTMTEPEWAHVSYPKIDFQDIVYYSAPKNQAEADKPKSLDDLDPELIKTFEKLGIPLSEQKRISGIAVDVVFDSVSVGTSHNEVLEKAGVIFCSISEAVQKHPELVKKYLGSVVPYTDNYYAALNAAVFTDGSFCYIPKGVRCPIDLSTYFRINAKDTGQFERTLLVCDEGGYVNYLEGCTAPQRDENQLHAAVVELVAFDDAEIKYSTVQNWYTGDKEGRGGIYNFVTKRGNAKGKRSKISWTQVESGSAITWKYPSCVLMGDGSEGAFYSVALTHDLMQADTGTKMIHIGKNTKSTIISKGISTDKSSNTYRGQVKIMPSAENARNYSQCDSMLVGDKCSASTFPYIEVKNKTATIEHEATTSRISEDQIFYLQSRGLDMEKSISMLVNGFCKEVFKELPLEFSVEAVKLIEMKLENSVG, from the coding sequence ATGGATAACAACAATAAATCTTCTAGCAATCCACTAGAGTCCTACGAATACAAATACGGTTTCACGACAGAGATCGAAACCGACGCCGTTCAAAAAGGTTTAAACGAAGATATCATTCGTTTGATTTCTGGAAAGAAAAACGAACCTGAATGGATGCTTGAGTACCGCTTAAAAGCTTACCGTCACTGGTTAACAATGACTGAGCCAGAGTGGGCGCATGTTTCTTATCCAAAAATCGATTTCCAAGATATCGTTTATTATTCTGCTCCGAAAAACCAAGCTGAAGCTGATAAACCAAAATCTTTGGATGATTTAGATCCAGAGCTAATTAAAACTTTTGAAAAGCTAGGGATTCCTTTATCAGAACAAAAACGTATTTCTGGTATTGCGGTAGACGTGGTGTTTGACTCTGTATCAGTTGGTACAAGTCATAATGAAGTTTTAGAAAAAGCGGGAGTCATCTTTTGCTCTATTTCTGAAGCGGTTCAAAAACATCCTGAATTAGTAAAAAAATATTTGGGCTCTGTTGTTCCATACACAGATAACTATTATGCCGCTTTAAATGCAGCAGTCTTTACTGATGGATCTTTCTGCTACATCCCTAAAGGGGTGCGTTGCCCGATTGATTTATCAACTTATTTCCGTATCAACGCCAAAGACACCGGCCAATTCGAAAGAACTTTGCTTGTGTGTGATGAAGGTGGATACGTAAATTATCTAGAAGGTTGTACAGCTCCACAACGTGATGAAAATCAACTTCACGCCGCCGTGGTAGAGCTTGTGGCCTTTGATGATGCTGAAATTAAATACTCAACAGTGCAAAACTGGTACACGGGCGATAAAGAAGGCCGTGGTGGTATTTATAACTTCGTTACTAAACGTGGTAATGCCAAAGGTAAACGCTCTAAAATCTCCTGGACCCAAGTTGAATCAGGTTCAGCGATCACTTGGAAATATCCATCATGCGTATTGATGGGTGATGGCTCTGAAGGTGCGTTTTACTCTGTGGCGCTGACTCACGATCTTATGCAAGCTGATACTGGAACTAAGATGATCCATATCGGTAAGAACACGAAAAGCACGATCATCTCTAAAGGTATTTCTACGGATAAGTCTTCAAACACTTACCGTGGCCAAGTGAAGATCATGCCTTCAGCTGAAAACGCTCGTAACTATTCACAGTGTGATTCCATGCTAGTGGGTGATAAGTGTTCAGCAAGCACATTCCCTTATATTGAAGTAAAAAATAAAACTGCAACGATTGAGCATGAAGCAACCACTTCACGCATCAGTGAAGATCAGATCTTTTATTTGCAATCCCGCGGTCTTGATATGGAAAAATCCATTTCAATGCTTGTAAACGGATTCTGTAAAGAGGTCTTTAAAGAGTTGCCTCTAGAGTTTTCTGTGGAAGCAGTAAAACTTATTGAGATGAAATTAGAAAACTCAGTTGGCTAG
- a CDS encoding RrF2 family transcriptional regulator, translating into MNKINRKLEYALMALKHMSQKIPGELTSAKEVSDSFHTPFDATARVMQQMAQKGGILRAEYGANGGYQITKDLAKVSMQDLLEIIEGPTALVKCLHKEEPCEIKGTCNIVSPITNLNHRLTEFYKGLSLKDLLVEKSQAGFKKSAEVDFHG; encoded by the coding sequence ATGAATAAAATCAATCGTAAATTAGAATACGCCCTCATGGCTTTAAAGCACATGAGCCAAAAGATTCCAGGCGAATTAACCTCGGCAAAAGAGGTTTCTGATTCTTTTCATACTCCTTTTGATGCTACTGCCCGCGTGATGCAACAAATGGCACAAAAAGGCGGCATTCTTCGCGCTGAATATGGTGCTAATGGTGGTTACCAAATCACGAAAGACCTTGCGAAAGTTTCAATGCAAGATCTTTTAGAAATTATCGAAGGTCCCACAGCGCTAGTGAAGTGCCTGCACAAGGAAGAACCTTGTGAAATCAAAGGCACTTGCAACATCGTTTCTCCGATCACGAATTTAAATCATCGACTTACTGAATTTTATAAAGGCTTAAGCTTAAAAGATCTGCTTGTCGAAAAATCCCAAGCTGGTTTCAAAAAATCAGCGGAGGTAGACTTCCATGGATAA
- a CDS encoding NifU family protein — MNAQDVLIRIQATPNPNAWKFVLDRPVLNEGKATYADAKEAEMSMLASALFQVENVRQVHFFQNVITITHNFDADPEEVQKNVCAVIQTRMAAHNPNVTQVDEKKMRRASLPPEVQQIEEILDHTVRPGLQGDGGDLDVVKYEDNKLYVFYQGACGTCPSATSGTLMAIEGILRDQFNPEIEVIPM, encoded by the coding sequence ATGAACGCGCAAGATGTACTAATTCGTATTCAAGCAACACCTAATCCGAACGCTTGGAAGTTCGTATTGGATCGTCCTGTTCTTAACGAAGGCAAAGCGACTTATGCTGATGCTAAGGAAGCAGAGATGAGCATGCTGGCTTCAGCTTTGTTCCAAGTTGAAAACGTTCGCCAAGTTCACTTCTTTCAAAACGTTATCACGATCACTCATAACTTTGATGCTGATCCTGAAGAAGTGCAAAAGAACGTGTGCGCTGTGATTCAAACAAGAATGGCGGCACATAATCCGAACGTCACCCAAGTGGATGAAAAGAAAATGCGCAGAGCAAGTCTGCCACCGGAAGTTCAGCAGATTGAAGAGATCCTTGATCACACGGTTCGTCCTGGATTGCAAGGTGACGGTGGTGACCTGGATGTGGTGAAGTACGAAGACAACAAGCTTTACGTATTTTACCAAGGTGCTTGTGGTACTTGCCCAAGTGCTACATCTGGCACACTGATGGCGATTGAAGGGATTTTAAGAGATCAATTCAACCCAGAAATCGAAGTAATTCCGATGTAG
- a CDS encoding translocation protein TolB, with protein sequence MIKNLLALLIVLNLIPIFAKAQESGIYIKLGEARTKKSLMALPALQYFGAPSSASKYQSVGVEIFNTITNDLSVSSYFQFISQTAFLEDTSKTGLMPAPGQPNGFKFQNWSAIGADFLIRAGFSIVGNELTLETYVYHVPRASLVAGKKYKGPLGSARRIAHTFSNDVLKALTGKEGPFLSRVVVSSDRDNSKTKEIFVMDWDGANMDQVTNHRTISISPAWSPDGKKIAYTSYVKRVGAKFRNADMLLLDLASGKRNLVSYRQGMNSGAAFAPDNKHIYLTISQGTNPDIYKMTFDGALVAKITNGPAGAMNVEPTASNDGQIAFSSDRAGRPMIYTADANGNGVKRITFAGVFNSSPSFSPDGKKIAFSGQSEDHFDVFVMNADGTGMIRLTSAKKANGRFANNEDPSFSPDGRFVMYTSNRTGKNQIYISTVDGTEERRVTKDSYNYYKPRWSKNIE encoded by the coding sequence GTGATAAAGAATCTGTTAGCGCTGTTGATCGTTTTAAATCTTATTCCGATTTTTGCTAAAGCTCAAGAAAGCGGCATTTACATTAAGCTTGGTGAAGCTCGCACGAAAAAAAGTTTGATGGCTTTACCGGCTTTACAATATTTCGGTGCGCCTTCTTCAGCGTCTAAGTATCAATCCGTCGGTGTTGAGATTTTTAATACCATCACTAATGATTTATCTGTTTCATCTTATTTTCAGTTCATTAGCCAAACGGCTTTCTTAGAAGACACTTCTAAAACGGGACTTATGCCAGCTCCGGGTCAACCTAATGGTTTTAAGTTTCAAAACTGGTCCGCGATTGGTGCTGACTTTCTTATCCGCGCTGGTTTTTCGATTGTTGGGAATGAGCTGACTTTAGAAACTTATGTTTATCATGTACCGCGCGCAAGCTTAGTGGCTGGGAAAAAATATAAAGGGCCATTAGGCAGTGCTCGGCGTATTGCCCATACTTTTTCTAATGATGTGTTAAAAGCGTTAACTGGTAAAGAAGGTCCGTTCCTTTCTCGCGTTGTTGTTTCTAGTGACCGTGACAATTCAAAAACAAAAGAAATTTTTGTGATGGATTGGGATGGTGCGAATATGGATCAAGTAACGAACCATAGAACGATCTCGATTTCGCCAGCGTGGTCACCAGATGGTAAAAAGATTGCTTACACTTCTTATGTAAAACGTGTTGGTGCTAAATTTAGAAATGCTGACATGCTTTTATTGGATCTTGCTTCCGGAAAACGCAATTTAGTTTCTTACCGCCAAGGTATGAACTCTGGCGCTGCGTTTGCTCCGGATAATAAACATATTTATCTAACGATTTCCCAAGGGACTAATCCTGATATCTATAAAATGACTTTTGACGGCGCACTGGTGGCAAAAATCACGAATGGTCCAGCCGGAGCTATGAACGTTGAACCGACGGCTTCAAATGACGGACAAATTGCTTTTTCATCAGATCGTGCGGGCCGCCCGATGATTTACACAGCTGATGCAAATGGGAATGGTGTTAAACGTATTACTTTTGCGGGTGTGTTTAACTCTTCGCCTTCGTTTTCTCCAGATGGAAAGAAAATTGCTTTCTCTGGCCAAAGTGAAGATCACTTTGATGTGTTTGTGATGAATGCAGATGGAACTGGCATGATTCGTTTAACTTCAGCGAAAAAAGCTAATGGCAGATTCGCGAACAACGAAGATCCAAGCTTTTCACCTGATGGCCGTTTTGTGATGTACACAAGTAACCGCACTGGAAAGAATCAAATTTATATTTCCACGGTTGATGGCACTGAAGAACGCCGCGTAACTAAAGATAGTTACAACTACTATAAACCGCGCTGGTCTAAGAACATTGAGTAA
- the sufD gene encoding Fe-S cluster assembly protein SufD → MNLLSTYDRFSQAYPAEGALASFRQAGYDYALHKGLPSRKDEDWHYTNVKVLADVNFMPSAFNPVEPSHDTILEIKKILNPEFTNVVFFNGVLNKTLSSELPHGFTLRELSEYPNHFDDTFDALNGAYLAKPFVVALAKETSVEKPVNFVFFTSVEGGPALMVHPRIRVEVGTRSSVKILESYYGKTGVSYFVNSVLDLQIAENAKVSYTRVQAESENAINIGRTRIHVAKNATLESLAFATGAGLSRHSLEVLLTGPGSNSEILGVYAVKGSQHVDNTSVIDHQVGDCNTNQLYKGILDDESRAAFVGKVLIQKGAQKANSAQLNNNLLLSSKAEADSKPCLQVYADDVKAAHGSTVGQLNREELFYLQSRAIPKSVAIPMLSYGFLSEVIYKISDDGIQKWLTRHLDEAFKKLHVGN, encoded by the coding sequence ATGAACTTACTTTCTACCTACGATAGATTCAGTCAAGCCTACCCGGCAGAAGGGGCGTTAGCTTCTTTCCGTCAGGCTGGGTATGACTATGCTCTTCATAAGGGGTTGCCAAGCCGTAAAGATGAAGACTGGCATTATACGAATGTAAAAGTTTTGGCTGATGTGAACTTCATGCCAAGCGCTTTTAATCCGGTAGAGCCAAGCCATGACACTATTTTAGAAATTAAAAAGATCTTAAATCCTGAATTCACCAATGTAGTGTTCTTTAATGGTGTTTTAAATAAAACATTATCTTCGGAGCTTCCTCACGGTTTCACATTGCGTGAGCTTTCAGAGTATCCAAATCACTTTGATGACACTTTTGATGCTTTAAACGGAGCTTACTTAGCAAAACCCTTTGTCGTGGCCTTAGCTAAAGAAACCTCTGTGGAAAAACCTGTGAATTTCGTGTTTTTCACTTCTGTTGAAGGTGGACCTGCTTTAATGGTGCACCCACGCATTCGCGTAGAAGTGGGAACTAGATCTTCAGTTAAAATTCTTGAAAGCTATTACGGTAAAACCGGCGTTTCATATTTTGTAAATTCCGTTTTGGATTTGCAAATCGCGGAAAATGCAAAAGTTAGCTACACACGCGTGCAGGCTGAATCAGAAAATGCGATCAACATCGGTAGAACTCGTATCCATGTTGCTAAGAATGCGACTTTAGAAAGTTTAGCGTTTGCAACCGGTGCCGGCCTTTCTCGTCACTCTTTAGAAGTGTTGTTAACCGGACCTGGTTCAAATTCTGAGATCCTAGGCGTTTACGCTGTGAAGGGTTCTCAGCACGTGGATAATACGTCTGTGATCGATCACCAAGTGGGCGATTGCAATACCAATCAATTATACAAAGGTATTCTTGATGATGAATCAAGAGCTGCCTTCGTAGGTAAAGTATTAATCCAAAAGGGTGCGCAAAAGGCTAATTCAGCCCAGCTTAATAACAACTTGTTGTTAAGTTCAAAAGCTGAGGCTGACAGCAAACCTTGTTTGCAGGTTTATGCTGACGATGTGAAAGCGGCCCACGGTTCAACTGTAGGACAGTTAAACCGTGAAGAGCTTTTCTATCTTCAGTCAAGAGCCATCCCGAAATCGGTAGCTATTCCGATGTTAAGTTATGGTTTCTTATCTGAAGTGATTTACAAAATTTCTGACGACGGCATCCAAAAATGGCTGACTCGTCATTTGGATGAAGCTTTTAAAAAGCTTCATGTAGGTAATTAA